Below is a window of Sinorhizobium meliloti DNA.
AGGGCAAGATAGATCAGAGTGACCGCGATATAGACCTCGAAGCTCGCAAAGGTCGCGGACTGGAGGTCGTTGCCGGCCGCAGCCAGGTCATCCGCCGAAATCACCGACACGACGCTGGTATTCAGCATCAGATAGATGAACTGGCTGGTGAGCGCGGGATAGACGGTGCGCAAAGCCGGCTTCATGACGATATAGCGGAAAATCTGGGCCCTCGACAGCCCAAGCGCCCAACCGGCCTCCACCTGTCCCCTGTGAATGGATTCGATCCCGGCGCGGATGATCTCCGTGCCGTAGGCGCCGAAGTTGACCACCAGCGCCAGCAGCGCCGCACTGTTCGGCGAAAGCCTCAGGCCAAGCGAAGGCATGCCGAAGAAAATGAAGAAGATCTGCACGAGGAAAGGCGTGTTGCGGATAATCTCGATATAGCCATCGATCACGGTACGCAGGATCGCCGGTCCTGCTGTCTTTCCCCAGGCGCAGAAGACTGACACGACGAGGCCGATCAACATGGCTGCACATGACAGGCGAACCGTGAGCCAGGCGCCGATCAGCAACTGGTCGAAGGACGCGAGCACAGGCGCGAAGTTGAACTCGTACATGCCGGGACCTCCTCCCACACTACCGCCGCCGCACGTCGCGCTTCCCGCGATATGCGTCAGTTAGATCGATCTAAAATGTTTCCTGACGTGCGTCAACCGCAAATGACGTCCGGGATCGGGCCCGATCAGGCGGGCGGGCCGCAGGACTGCCGAATGTTCAGCGTCGTATCGTTCACCATGCGCCGCGGCGACAAATCCGGATTGGCGATGCGCTCGACGAGGAGCAGCGCCGCCTTTTCGCCGATCGCAGTCGGGCCGGTCGAGACCGAGGTCAGTCTCGGCCGGATGGCCTCTGCGTCAGCCACGTCGTCGAAGCCGATCAGCGAGAGATCGCGTCCGATCGTCAGTCCGCAATCGTGAAGTCCTGCGGCAAGGCCAAGAGCGACAAGATGATTGAAGCAGATCACGGCAGTGGGCTGTGCAGCCTTTGCAAACAGAAGGTGGGTCGAGCCGGCGATTTCTCCGAGCTGTGCCGGCAAATGGATCAGAATCTCGGGATCGAACCCTTTTGCCAGCATGGCGGCACGAAAGCCGTCCACGCGCTCCCGATAGGCAGAATGAACCGGGCCGTGGGCGGCAAAGGCAATCTTCTCATGACCGAGCGTTGCAAGATAATCCACCGCCTGACGCATGCCGCCGGCATAATCCACGCCGACATAGTCCATATCGGCGGAAATGTGGCGCAATACCTGGACGACGGGCATACCCCACGCCGCCAACTGCTCGGACAGGTCAGGTTCGGTGCCCGCGGCAGGGCAAAGAACGACCCCGTCCACCCCATGTTCGCGCATGCGCTGGAGCAGCATCGACTGCCGCTCCACCCTCTCCCCGCTATTGGCGAGAATGACCACCTTGCCGGTGGCCCCGATAGCTTCCTCGATACCTGAAAGGAGTTCCGCGAAGAACGGATTGGTGAGATTTGGAACGATTGCGCCGATGATCTGGCTGCGTTCGACGCGCAGGCGGGCTGCGCCGATGTTGTAGACATAGCCCAAATCCCGCATCGCCTGCTCGACTCGCGCGCGCGTCTCACTGCCGACCAGCGGGCTCTTGCGAAGAACGAGAGAGGCGGTCGCGCGGGAAACATTGGCATGCCGCGCGACATCCAGAAGCGTGACGCGAGGCTTCTTTCGTTCTTGGAAAGACATTGGATACCGACCGGGTAAAAAAGCGTGGAGAGGACTATAGTCGACGGGCGAACACTAGGGCAAATCGAGCGAAGCTGCGCAACGGTTTCCGCCCGGCGCGGCGCCCGGGAGCCCGCGGCTGACGACATGCTCAGCCAGATTTCGCGGCGATACGCGTGGAGACGCTCAGCGATTCACCCGGCTCGAGAATCCTGAGGCCGCGGGCTTCGGCCTTGCCGGGAAGGTTGAACGCATCGACCGGGTGCGTCACCGGTTCGAAGCAGAAGAAGCCGGCGTCGGCAGCGGGTGAGAAGACGACGTATTGGCGCAGCGCCTCGCTCGCATCCACGTCCGCCACGAGCCCGCGCCTCGGCCAGTGAATGCGGGCCTTGCCGTTCCAGCCGTCGAACCAGTTGTTGATCCATCGCTCCGGCAATGGCTGCGGCCTGCTGAAATCCATATCCGGATGTGCGGCTATGGCATCCTGGGCCTTTGGCAGGTGATCGGATTGCTCCAGCCAGACGCCGCGGGCCGGCGCGTGCAGCGTCGTATCCGGCTCGCGCACGAACCAGGGATGAAAACCGGCGCCATAGGGCAGACGGATCCTGGCGCGGTTGACGAGGCTCAGCTCCATCACCAGGCCGGCGTTCTCCAGGCGGTAGGACATCCGCGCGTCGTAGCGGAAAGGCCCCGGTCCCTCTGCCGAAAGGGTGAGCGTGATCGAATCCGCGCTCACGGAGGCAACGTGCCACGCGGCCGAAAAGCCGTTCCCGTGGATCGGGTATGGCTCCGTCTCCACGTTCCGGGGCAGGGCATGAAAGGTTCGGTCAAATGTGAACCCGCCGCCCGAAACCCGGCCGGAAAAAGGAACGAGCAGAATGTTCGAAAGCGCGAAGGGATGCGCGGTGGAGGGATCGACCCTGCGGAAGATCGGTTGCCAGGAGCCATCGTGCAGCACGTCGAATGCCGTCAGCCCGGCGCCGAGATCGGGCCGCAGGACGATGCGTGCATCGCCGTTGGAGAGCTCGATCGCCGGCATCACCAGCCGCCGTCGATCGCGATGTTCTGGCCGGAAATCATGTCGGAGGCCGGCGAGACGAGGAAGTGGACCAGGTCGGCGACGTCGGAGGGCTGGATGCGCGCCTTCAGCGACTGGTTTTCGACGATCCAGTCATTGTACTGTTGCAGGCGGTCGGCAAAGACCCGCTCTTCCGCCTCCGAAACCACCGCGCCCGGCGACACCGCGTTGACACGCACGCCGTGCGGGCCGAGTTCGCGCGCAAGTGCCTTTGTCAGCCCCAGCATCGCGCCTTTGGACGCCACATAGGGCACATAGCCGTCCCAGCGGCCGTTCAGCGTCAGGGAGCAGAAGTTCACGATCTTGCCGTAGCGCTTTTGCTTCATGCCGGGCGCGACGGCCCGAGCAAGCGCGAAAGCCGCCGACGAGTTGACGCGGACCTGGTCCTCGTATTCCTCCAGCGAAAATTCCTCGAAAGGCTTATTGATGATGAGCGCCGCATTGTTGATGAGAATATCGATGCCGCCATGCTCGCGGGAAAGCGTAGCTGCGCGCTTTTCCGCCGAAGCCAGGTCGTTGAGGTCCTCGCCGACATAGATCGCGCTCACACCGTGAGCCGCAGCGACACGCGCCGCGAAGCCTTCCCCGGCTTCGGCCCCGGGCCTGTCGAGCAATATCAAGGCGGCGCCGGCGCGCGCCAGCCGCTCGGCCTGGGCCCGGCCGAGGGTGCCGAGCGCACCGGTAACGAGGGTGGTCTTTCCGGAAAGCTCTGTCATCGTTACCTCACAGAAGCGCGTGAACCTCGTCTATCGACGTCTCGGCGGTCGGCTTGTCGAACACGATCTCGCCGCGTGCCATTGCGACGATGCGGTCGCAGGATTGGAAGACGTGCTGCATGTTGTGCGAGATGAAGATCCCGGTCAGGCTCTGCGCCTTCAATCCGCGCACGAAGCCGATCACCTTGTCGGTCTCCTTGACCGAAAGATGGTTCGTCGGCTCGTCCAGGATCAGCACCTTCGACTTGAAGTGCATGGCGCGTGCGATGGCGACGCCCTGCCGCTGGCCGCCCGAAAGCTCTCCGACCAGCGCATCCGGCGAGCGCAGATGCAGATCGACATCGGCGATGGCACGGATGCTTTCGGCGCGCATGCGCTTCTGGTCCATGATGCCGATGCCGAAGACCGACCATTTCATCGGCTCGCGGCCGATGAAGAGATTGCGGGCGATCGACATGGATGGGACCATGGAATTGTACTGATAGATCGTTTCCAGCCCGTGGCGCATCGCATCCTTGGGGCTGCGAAGAGCCACCTTGCGGCCTTCGATCAGCACGTCGCCGGAATCCTGATGGTGAACGCCCGAGAGAATCTTGATGAGCGTCGACTTGCCGGCGCCATTGTCGCCGACGAGACCGACGGTCTCGCCGGGGTGGATCGTGAGGTCGACATTCTTCAGCGCATGTACGCCGCTGTACCATTTCTGAAGGTTGCGGCATTCGATGATCGGCGTGGTCATTTGTGCGCCTCCACCTTGATCTTGCGGGACATTTTACCCATCCAGGCATTGGCGATGACGGCAAACATGGTGAGAACCCCGATCGCGAACTTGAACCAGTTGGCATCGACACGGGAAAGGACCAGGCCGTTGTCGATCGTGCGGATCAGAA
It encodes the following:
- a CDS encoding amino acid ABC transporter permease, with translation MYEFNFAPVLASFDQLLIGAWLTVRLSCAAMLIGLVVSVFCAWGKTAGPAILRTVIDGYIEIIRNTPFLVQIFFIFFGMPSLGLRLSPNSAALLALVVNFGAYGTEIIRAGIESIHRGQVEAGWALGLSRAQIFRYIVMKPALRTVYPALTSQFIYLMLNTSVVSVISADDLAAAGNDLQSATFASFEVYIAVTLIYLALSVGFSALFYAVEKMAFKYPLGR
- a CDS encoding LacI family DNA-binding transcriptional regulator yields the protein MSFQERKKPRVTLLDVARHANVSRATASLVLRKSPLVGSETRARVEQAMRDLGYVYNIGAARLRVERSQIIGAIVPNLTNPFFAELLSGIEEAIGATGKVVILANSGERVERQSMLLQRMREHGVDGVVLCPAAGTEPDLSEQLAAWGMPVVQVLRHISADMDYVGVDYAGGMRQAVDYLATLGHEKIAFAAHGPVHSAYRERVDGFRAAMLAKGFDPEILIHLPAQLGEIAGSTHLLFAKAAQPTAVICFNHLVALGLAAGLHDCGLTIGRDLSLIGFDDVADAEAIRPRLTSVSTGPTAIGEKAALLLVERIANPDLSPRRMVNDTTLNIRQSCGPPA
- a CDS encoding aldose 1-epimerase, with product MPAIELSNGDARIVLRPDLGAGLTAFDVLHDGSWQPIFRRVDPSTAHPFALSNILLVPFSGRVSGGGFTFDRTFHALPRNVETEPYPIHGNGFSAAWHVASVSADSITLTLSAEGPGPFRYDARMSYRLENAGLVMELSLVNRARIRLPYGAGFHPWFVREPDTTLHAPARGVWLEQSDHLPKAQDAIAAHPDMDFSRPQPLPERWINNWFDGWNGKARIHWPRRGLVADVDASEALRQYVVFSPAADAGFFCFEPVTHPVDAFNLPGKAEARGLRILEPGESLSVSTRIAAKSG
- a CDS encoding SDR family oxidoreductase, with the translated sequence MTELSGKTTLVTGALGTLGRAQAERLARAGAALILLDRPGAEAGEGFAARVAAAHGVSAIYVGEDLNDLASAEKRAATLSREHGGIDILINNAALIINKPFEEFSLEEYEDQVRVNSSAAFALARAVAPGMKQKRYGKIVNFCSLTLNGRWDGYVPYVASKGAMLGLTKALARELGPHGVRVNAVSPGAVVSEAEERVFADRLQQYNDWIVENQSLKARIQPSDVADLVHFLVSPASDMISGQNIAIDGGW
- a CDS encoding ATP-binding cassette domain-containing protein, which encodes MTTPIIECRNLQKWYSGVHALKNVDLTIHPGETVGLVGDNGAGKSTLIKILSGVHHQDSGDVLIEGRKVALRSPKDAMRHGLETIYQYNSMVPSMSIARNLFIGREPMKWSVFGIGIMDQKRMRAESIRAIADVDLHLRSPDALVGELSGGQRQGVAIARAMHFKSKVLILDEPTNHLSVKETDKVIGFVRGLKAQSLTGIFISHNMQHVFQSCDRIVAMARGEIVFDKPTAETSIDEVHALL